A single window of Gossypium hirsutum isolate 1008001.06 chromosome A10, Gossypium_hirsutum_v2.1, whole genome shotgun sequence DNA harbors:
- the LOC107895704 gene encoding mitochondrial import receptor subunit TOM20, producing the protein MEVSNKLNRLLFFDQARKISEANYTSDPNDADNLTRWAESLLELSQCQCPQDSLKMIQDAIVKLEQALSINPRKHETLWCLGNAQTSLVFLTKTEDEARPYFKQAAKYFLQAVDEDPTNEVYLKSLEISSKAPKLHREILKHGLDQQIVGVGPSTATSSSSAKDAKKGKKSYNLKYDIVGWIVLAIGIVVWVGFAKSQMPPPPPPSG; encoded by the exons ATGGAAGTGTCCAACAAACTTAATAGACTGCTCTTTTTTGATCAAGCTCGTAAAATTTCTGAAGCCAATTACACTTCCGATCCTAACGACGCTGAT AACTTGACCAGATGGGCAGAATCTTTACTTGAATTGTCTCAGTGTCAATGTCCTCAAGATTCCCTGAAAATGATTCAag atgCTATTGTGAAGTTAGAGCAGGCATTGTCTATTAACCCAAGAAAGCATGAAACTTTATGGTGTTTGGGAAATGCTCAGACTTCTTTAGTATTTCTAACTAAAACGGAGGATGAAGCGAGGCCCTATTTTAAACAAGCTGCTAAATACTTCCTGCAAGCAGTTGATGA GGATCCGACCAATGAAGTTTACCTTAAATCACTCGAAATATCTTCTAAG GCTCCTAAATTACATCGTGAAATCCTTAAGCATGGTTTAGATCAACAAATAGTTGGGGTTGGACCTTCAACTGCTACTTCTTCTAGTTCAGCAAAG GATGCTAAAAAAGGTAAGAAAAGCTATAATCTCAAATATGACATAGTTGGATGGATAGTCCTTGCTATTGGCATTGTTGTTTGGGTCGGGTTTGCCAAATCTCAAATGCCACCACCCCCACCACCATCGGGATAA